The genomic segment GGCTATCTTGACAACATTGTACCAATGGTGGCAGCTTGGGAATAACAACTTTAGTTGGATTGTGGTACAGTAGGCCCTGCAGGTACCCAATTTTGTATCATGGAGAACATGCATTTTTGTAGACTGATGAGGTCTCAAGTTTTCCACGTTCTTCCATTCCCAGTATTTCCAGGCTTTACTGTGCTCCAACACCCATAGGTGGATAACAAGAGGGCCACTTGTTTTGTGACCTGTAACTAGATTTTCCCTTCAAATTTAGAATCCTCTTCCTGTCTCCAAATGACCATGGCGATAGGGGAACACTCTGGAATCTCCCTTTGTTAAAGATATTCCAGGTTTAGCATGATCTCCCTGATTTCCATTGTACTTTAATAAGTGAGTACCAAGTCTAGGCTTTACCTCTTGTGTACCTCTTGTGCAAGGATTACTCCCTGCAATTTCAGGAATGAAAAATGTATCTTTAGTTGTATTAGCAGTGATTAattagagaaaaagaaatgatATACAGCTGAGAACAATGTACTacaacaggggtcggcaaaccgcggttcccgagccgcatgcggctctttggccagttgagtgcggctctccgaacttggttcggagcccctgctcttgtgcccgctcaagccggcagccaggctgcggagccggcgcacctgagagagagagcaagcgagcaagcgcaagagagcaggcgagtgggcgtgctgtctccccccccccgccgtggagaatggccaggtccccctttcccttgccctcaatggttgggaggctaaagcctcccctcccctctagccatgcgattgctgggcgggcggcttggtggttcctggcccgccccacccgcctatcagctgttgggcggggagggcttcctttggtagacctggcctctggctgagtcttattgggaggccatgtctacccactggcattcttggcggtagacctggactccaaggaggggggaaaagtcccccttcagaggccaggtctactaattggcttctatgggcctccggaggccaggtctactgccaagaaagccaatgagtagacctggcctcccaatgggacttagccggaggccaggtctgccaataggcttttatggtggtagaccaggcctccagacgaggaccagacggggaaggggaaatggcagggacttacaatttaatttttatcaataaataagatcactattaaatatgatatcaagttttattcagtgtacctatagtttaattaagacttaaaactttagttaaagttTATTGTTAATAAACAGTGTGCCTACCtttatagtttaagaaatttggctctcaaaagaaatctcaatcgttgtactgttgatatttggctcttttgactaatgagtttgccgacccctgtactaCAACATTTGAGCAAAAGGAAAATAATAGGTACCTTAAATGGAATCCTCTGTCTGTAAGTCTAAATGTACTCCGTCAAGAtggtaaataataattaaaaaaaggaagtctagcctCTTCCATTGCTGAGGTCTAAAGGAAAATGCATATCTCTGCAACCAAAGGGGCCACAGACTTATTTGTTTTtacaaagctggaaattcagagaatctgataTACATAATTGCTGTATTGTTAAATCTATATAATGTTTTTCAAAAGTCCTACCTTGCCCAACCAATTGGAGTTGTTGAGAGTGTCACTGAGAATGCTGATAGGAGTGATTCAGTGCACAGTGCTTGGACTTTCAAAAAACCTTTCAATGAAGCCCTTTTAAGAAGCCCCTAAGTAAGTGTACTCTCGTGGCATAAAAAGCTGGATCCTCTGATGGACCGCAGACATGTACACTGTCACCAGTTTCAGGTAGAAGAGTATTTAGGCTGTAACTCTCCCCCCAATACAATTGGAATGAAATTTTCAGAGTGTACCTCTTGTGCAAGGATTACTCCCAGCTACATTTTAGGCAGATGGAAGAACTCATTTCCATTTTTGAGGAAATTAAAACTCTCACATAAAATGCATGGGGGAgcatgaattgggttggtttttttttttttttttttgtcctttctGTAGATCCTCAAGAGGGGGGGAGGTTGgagtatatttttaaataaaatggtgTGTGTCAATGAGGGACACTAAACTTCCATTGTATCTCATTGCTTAGTCATTTTTTTCATATTCCAGCTGGTATTGGAATCTGGTCATGAGGAAAATGCTTCAAGTAATAGAATAAGGGATCATAGCATGGAAAAATAGTCTCTCTCCTTGTGAGcacacattagaacataagaaaggccatgctggatcagaccaaggttcatcaagtccagcagtctgttctcacagtggctaaccaagtgcctctaggatgcccacaaacaagacgacagcagcagctccatcctgcctgtgttccacagcacctaatatatttggcatgctcctctgatcctgaagatagtaggtatgcatcatgactagtatccattttgactagtagccatggatagccctctcctccatgaacatgtccactcccctcttaaagccttccaagttagaataatagaatcatagagttggaaaggaccaccaggaccatcaagtccaaccccctgcacaatgcaggaaactcacaacttcctcccccctccacacccctagtgaccagaagatggccaagatgccctccctctcatcatctgcctagggtcacagaatcagcattgctgacagatggccatctaacttcttaaaaatctccagggaaggagagcttaccccctcccgaggaagcctgttccactgaggaaccgcactgttagaaaatttttcctaatgtctagacggacactcttttgatttaatttcaacccattggttctggtccgaccttcttgagcaacaaaaaacaactcggcaccctcctctatatgacagcccttcaagtacttgaacatggttatcatatcccctctcagccttctttaTAACTACCAATTAAGctagagcacatacatggaaaatagcTATCATGCCTAATTGTTACAGATTTAAGGAAAATAACTAACATAGGTCTAAGCTAGGTTACAATCAAAACATGTACCTTTGATGGCCCACCTGGCTGTCATGGAGCAAATACCCAGGTCCCAAATACCCAAATACCCTACTCCCTTGCAGAGGAGTctgagtcccagcagggctgctgaaaaaaaaaattcggtaaagttcggcttcggcaaaattcagcccgtttaaattcaggacatgccgaagtccgaacttccccatTTCGGATCTGCgaacttcggcgcgagatccCGAGTTCGgaggaaaattcggcccccccgcgcgtcttcagggaagccccctgaaggcacgcaggggtgtgtggaacagatctgcgcctcccggccgggacgcacaaatctgtttaaagggccccccgtgtgccttcagggaagccccctgaaggcccgcgcgggggggggggaacagatctgtgcctccaggccgggaggcacagatctgtttaaagatccccccgcgcgccttcacggaagccccctgaaggcgcgctgtagggtgtggaacagatctgcgcctcccagctgggagacacagatctgttccccaccCCGGGCACCTTCACGGGGATCTGTTTAAAGAtcccgaacctgccaaattttttCCGCGGTCccccgaatttggcgagtttgggaccacggtttcccgccattttgctgttcggttccatccaaaccgcAAAACCGCCGAACCATGGGAAGTTCGGCGGTTTTCCGGTTCgggtggaaccgaatcgacagctctaGGTCCCAGCATGTGATCCCAGCATTTGGGGGAAGCGTTTGAACAAAGAACGATTCTACCTTTTAAATCTTGCTGCCTACTTTGTGGGCTGCTTCCCCACTCCAGACTTAGGGAACCTGCCCCTCATGGGAGATACTTCAAAACTCTCTCCAGTTAGGTTGAATGTCACATAGCTCACATCTGGATATCCCAGATTATGTTTTACAACATCTATCCATCCTGTCTCCCTGGCAGTTGAGTTCTCAGGAACTCTCTCGAGGCACCTCAAAGCACTTTATATCTCTAAATCCACAACACTTGCCTGTAATGTTAATGAAAGTCAAGCAAACTTTGCTTCTGTTATCATAAGTTGCTTTCTCTTGCATTTTGCCCTGCTACAAGCtcataggccctgacctggataccccaggCTAACCCAGTTTTGTCAGATCTTCACtgctaagcaaggttgaccctggtcagtacttggacgggagaccaccaaggaataggcttacaggtccctcctctgctctggcaggaggttttttgggtggtgaGCGAGATCGCGTGCACGCGGGTGGCAGTGCCAACACGatcgcagcacttccagttgaCACCCGGAAGTGTGGCATCACAACAGGGccttcctttaccactcaaactgggagtttgagcggTAAAGGGCCCcgtgcgatgcagcgcttctggtttacaaccggaagtgtcaCGGCGCCTCGGGCAGGCGTGTGTGCATGCATTGCCTGCGGACCCTCagttggtcagcgggcagccaggtggattggcgggggtttgcccgccaccacttggcacttggcaaccctaccaaggaactccagggtctctatgcagaggcagacaatggcaaaccacctcttgcctttaaaaccctgctgggttgtcatgagtcagctgtgatttgacagcactttacatacatacctgggctcaTAGCTTACACAGCTTCATTTGTTTTTCCTAGCCCTACCAAATCATGTCCGCAATGTACATTTTGCAAAGAGTTTTCTCAGTGCTGTTGACACGTCCCGGTTTCTCAGACTGTATATGAAAGGGTTCATTGTGGCAGGCACAATAGTATAAAACACAGTATTAATCATGGACTTTTGTGCTGAATAGGAGGATACGGGGGTCATGTATGTCCACATGCAAGCTCCGTAGAAGAGCCCCACCACACACAAGTGGGACAGGCAGGTGCCCAAGGCCTTGTGGCTTCTCTCAGAGGAGCGAGCTCTTGAGACTTGCAGGAGGATGGCTATGTAGGAAGCAAGGATGACTGAGACAGGGATGAGAAATACCAGGAAATCCCCAATGTATACTGTATTTTCAAATGCAGAATTGTCAGAGCAGGACAACTGTACAAGGGCTGGATAATCACACATGTTGTGTTTAATCACATTGGACTTGCAGTAGGGAAGAGGTAGGACATAAAGGGAACAGGTCAAAGCCTGTACAGAAGACCAAAACCAGACACCCGCTGACAAGATGTAGCAGATTTTTCTCCTCATGAGGACTGGATATTGCAAAGGCCTGCATATGGCCACGTACCTGTCATATGACATGGTAGCCAAGATGAGGCATTCTGCTCCTCCCAAGACCAGTATGATGAAAATCTGTGTGACACACGCGTAAAGTGAAATGTTGTATTTCTGGGTTGCAAAATTTACTATTGTTTGGGGAACAATGGATAACACCTGGCAGAGGTCCATGAAGGCTAACTGGCTGAGGAAAAAGTACATTGGTGTCTGCAGTCCAGAGTCTATTCTAATTAGGATCAGAAGGAGAGTATTCCCAATCAAAGCAATGAGAAACATTAAGAGATTCATTCCAAGAAACACGGTGGGTGCCTTATGATACAGAAGGCCAACAAGAACAAATTCTGTCCAAGATGTTGTATTCGCCTCTCCCTTTGGGACATCATTTGCCAGCATTTCACCTAAAAATAACAAGataagaagaagtagaagaagaattgggttttttatgccaactttctctaccacttaaggaagaatcaaaccgaattacaatcaccttaccttcccctccccacaacagacaccctgggaggtaggtgaggctgagagagtgtgactagtccaaggacacccagctggcatcatgtgtaggagtggggaaacaaatccaggtcaccagattagcctccgccgctcatgcggaggagtgaagaatcaaacccagttctccagatcagactccacagctccaaaccatcgctcttaaccactacaccatgctggctctccatggaaTCAGTCATTAAAAGCTATGGCAAAATTTGAATGTAATGCATTATTAATATTATCTATgaaaagaagaattttttttttttaaaatcctcacacaaatctttgttgttgtttttatcaaAATAAGGTTTTAGCCATATGTATGCAGACAGGCGATCTGCTTTATTTGAACATGAATGGAgttatcaaaatcagtattgtctactcaaactggcagctctccagggtctcgggtctcggtctttcacatcacctactgctagaATTCCCATTCTCCCAGTGGGGTTGAGGGATCCCCCGCTCCCTGTTCCCACCGTCCACTGCTGATATGAGTGGAGGtgggattttttttacaaaaaaccaTGATGCTGGCTGTGGCATCATGTCAgtttagcttagggttgccaacctccagctggggtccggagatctcccagagttacaactgatctgcagactacagagatcagttcccctggagagaatagctggtTGGGAGGGTGGTCTCGGTACCATTATATCCTGTGAAGGTCCTTCACCTCTCCAGGCtttgcccctaaatctccaggaattttccatctaGTTTAGCTAAACAGACTGAGGGTCCCCCCGACATGACCATTACATGCTAAACAAGACCAGTGTGAAATGTAAGTGGAAAGACTGCAGCTGGAATCTGGATTTAAGTGGACTGTAAGTGGAAAGACTGCAGCTGGATTTAAACAGAACGTACAAAAATATTTCATGTTTATGAAGCCTTTTATTATgttggggggttgggggaagggggaaagaaacccagcCTAAAAACCAAAAGCTGCATACCCAAGATTGGgtggaaaagattaaaaaaatataatagagaaatatattttttattttaaggcgttAAATtagaatttaaaacattttaaatgttttaattctgatttagcaccttaaaataatatatatatttctctattatattttttatcttttccacccaaccttgggtgccCAGTCTTTTATTATGTTTTCACCCATAAAACTTCATTTAGCCCAGATCCTGGGAAGATTATCACAAGAATAAATGCTGCTTAATATATCTGGAGAGTTCAGATGGAGCTGAATGAATCTAGTTCCATTTTGTGAACATTTTCTTTTCTCAACTTTAAAGGTAAATAGACGATCACTGACAAAACAGTGTACTTCTGTACGGTGTACAATTGCATCTATCCAGACCCCAAATCTGTACATTTTTTGCAAAACTAGATTATCAATTCTTAGGTTTTTGTGTAGACTCCATTATAATGCAATAGTGGCCAGAAAGATGGATTAGATGCTATTTTTATCTACAGACTACGCAAATTTTGCTGGAAAGTTGTTATCTGCTTagacaaaaacaacaaccaggcaaCTTGGAAAAAAGATCAATCACTACATCTCTGCctgatctacttcacagggttgttatgaataTAAAGTTGGGGGACTATGCACACACCATCCTGATTTCACCCACATTTATACTTCCAGCAGCTGCAGgttggtgcttacctttaaagtcTTTTTATAGTTCTGGGTCCAGAATACATAAAGGAATGCCTTCTCCTAACCTGTGTATCTTTCCTTTAGTGTAGTACCAATAAAATTACTGAAGTTTCATCTTCTATAACAGTGATGGCTACCCTGGGGAAAGCTTGCTCAGCCACAGACCCCAAATTATGGAACCCATTGCCTCTTGAGTTTTCCAGATTTAAGACTCTGGCTCATTTGAAGTCTTACTTTTTTGAAAAAATGCTAATAGTATATGATCCTATTAAGTTGtacttgggtttccccccccccccgattattGTCTCAATCCAATAGATCTAATGATGCATTAAATTGTATCTTCATTTTACTTTTATTCTCTGCCTTGAAAATTGTGTTATTAAAATGATTATAAAGTTTCAAAATAACTAAACCGAGCATGAGCGACATTAGGTCTCTAATGTGTATTTCTTAACCTGTCTCTAGTGTGTATTTCTTAAATCCAAAGAACAACAAATGTTTTAATTGTCAAGAATAAGAAAACATTTAATACTTCTGCAAGATCTAACAAAATATGAACAAAATATACCTTTCAAAGTAAACCTATACATTTGCTTGTCCATTTGATGGTGATTGGTCTGCCTGTCTTTCACTCAAAAAATTGGGTATAAAAATATTGTCATCAGGTAACATTACAGAATATCAAATTACAAAAATGGTATGCCTTCTATAAAACTATCAATTTTTCCCCACCCTTACTCTAAGAGCAGTATGCATAGTACTctgctcctttttatcctcacaacaaccctgtcaggaaGATTAGGCTAAAAGAATAtgatagcccaagatcacccagtgagcttcatggctaagcatcaatttgaacccagatctttcaAAGCCAGGATTCTAAcgactatactacactggctgtGTTTTCCTTCAGAATTTACGAATCACTTAAGAATCACATACTTGAGCCTACTGCATATATTTACAAGAGCAGATAGACGGTGCAAATGGTCAGAGGAAATGTTTTAATTCTCTGATTTATCTGTTTTGTAGGTTCTCCAAACTATCTAATTTGATTTTGTCAAAAATGTTTACAtaccctctatgccctgttgttggccctccaaaggaactggttggccactgtgtgagacaggatgctgaactagataaaACAATCatcggatccagcagggttcttcttgtgTACTGCTACTGCAAGTGATCTGAAGTCAAAAGGTTTAGAGattatgattttaaatattttagtctGTATGAAGCAGTAAAACCTTCAGCCACAAATGCTGACCCTAGTACTTTCCATGGTTTGTACTCTTAAAATGTTTTCAGTGTTTCAAAATCAAATATAGCACTTcagcataaaatatttatattttgcagCGAATTG from the Euleptes europaea isolate rEulEur1 chromosome 1, rEulEur1.hap1, whole genome shotgun sequence genome contains:
- the LOC130474402 gene encoding olfactory receptor 2T27-like, whose amino-acid sequence is MEEDESLNSSYWAAGVAKGDSGGGSFRDNDSDTSANPGEMLANDVPKGEANTTSWTEFVLVGLLYHKAPTVFLGMNLLMFLIALIGNTLLLILIRIDSGLQTPMYFFLSQLAFMDLCQVLSIVPQTIVNFATQKYNISLYACVTQIFIILVLGGAECLILATMSYDRYVAICRPLQYPVLMRRKICYILSAGVWFWSSVQALTCSLYVLPLPYCKSNVIKHNMCDYPALVQLSCSDNSAFENTVYIGDFLVFLIPVSVILASYIAILLQVSRARSSERSHKALGTCLSHLCVVGLFYGACMWTYMTPVSSYSAQKSMINTVFYTIVPATMNPFIYSLRNRDVSTALRKLFAKCTLRT